In the genome of Silurus meridionalis isolate SWU-2019-XX chromosome 17, ASM1480568v1, whole genome shotgun sequence, the window AAAAAAGACTCATTCACTCCACTAAACTATTCCTCATATAACACGCTTATAAAGCTGCTTAGTGACTTATAAGCCAAATATAATACTTTACATTAGTTTTATTAAATCGAAGAACAAGCACGAATAGTTATAAACGCAGATTTAATGTCAATAATCAcaaaaaaccaaaaccaaaactaAAACTTGGTGGAAGACGTTAGCAAGCTAATCTGTACAGACCAACCAAACTAGCCGaaatatctgtgtttttctATTAATAAGAAACTTGGAAGCCTTTAAATGGTCTTCAAATCGAAAATAAAAGCTCAACATTtcaaggaaacaaacaaacaaacaaaaacaagtgtTTTCTCTGAACTTATTTCGTTCTTATGTACACACTGTAAACATGACACGGGAAAGCTACATGCTAGCAGTCTGAGGTAAACGCTAGCTGACTAGCCTAGACAAACCGACCCTAATAGCTCGTTATTTATTCGAAAAATGCCCAGAACTCGTTTTATAGGACGATGTTAGTGGTACGTACCAGCTCATGTTGTCGTGTTCACTCCAATTTACCCGCAAAACACAACTTTATTCCCACACACATCGCCTTTTCTACCTGTTTCCATACAACTCTGCAACCAGGAACTGGTTAAGTGGGACCTGGGTCGCGTCCCAAATCAAGAGCAATTCATATCAAAGTGCACTAGATAGGGCGTGAAAGTCATTCTAACCGTCACTGGGTAGTGCACTCTTTTAGGGAACGACAGGTTTTTTCGTATTTGGTTGTTAAAAGGATAGCGGAGTGAGAGTTTCACGGGTTTCTGAGGTCATGCTACAATAACACAACAACcacacaacaataataacaacaacacaacatattaacaacaaaaaaacaacataacagCACAAGGACAACAACGACCGtacaacaacacaacataataacaacatcaacaataatacaacataacacaacatcaacacaacaaaaacaagacTGTTATAGGCTGTTCTTTGCGCAAGCCGTTCGATTAACCGATACAAAGGAactggactgacacacacacacacacacacacacacacacacacacacacacacacacacacacacacacacacggacaacCGTAAAATTGATGTTTTCCACAAATTGCTGTGAAAACAGTTTTTTAGTCTCATTGTAtttggttggaatgacaataaaagtttaCTTGATCTGACttaacttacatttacattgacggcatttggcagacgccagAGTGATTTACATCTCATTCATATAATTGAGCAGCTAtggtgttaagggcctttctcaggggcccaggagtggaagCTTGGTCTGGGATCTTTActaccttcagatccaaagaccaatgccttaaccactaagagGAACCATGGCTACTATCATGATACCGTTTGGTCTAATACAACATTCTCTTTCGGCCGATCAAGTTTGATTTCTTGACCTGCAGTAGAAAAAGTTTGGGCTCCTGGCTCTAGATAAATCCACATACAGGAGTgtgggccagtgtgggtgcaggtttctATTCCAACCAATCAGGGGCCACATCTGATAGTCATTGAAGTTAAAAATCGTGATATAAACAGGTAGAATTGTTTGGTGTTTTGCTtggttgaaatgaaaacctgcacccacactggccttTTGTGAAAAGATTGCACACCCCTGGTCCAAGGTcttgtttggttgtttttatCGCTTTGTTAGTCCCATGAGAGCTTTGTGCCACGTTGAAATTAAAAAAGGACGTCCTTATAATGTAGGTAGTGCGgttttgtgtggaaaaaaatagtGGTGTTGGGTGGTGTAGGTTCCTGGGATGTTTTCTCACCAAGATGAAATCAATCCTAATTTCAAGACAGGTTTAGAGAAAATTCCCAGGATGCACTGCAACTTTAGACATTGGATTGCCCTGGACGGTGTGTagagaaaaacaatgaaaagtCTCTAAACTCTATGAAACTAGAATTGAAGTGAGTTGCATCTCTTTCGTCCAATCCAGTTGGATTTCTTGCCCTTTAATAGGAAGAGTTTGGGCTCCTGGCTCTAGATAAATCGAGGTAGATCTATTAATCTTGCTCTGCCTCAGGAAACTCTGCCTTTTTCTGATTCACATCGCTATTGCATTATTTTTGCGAGTGCCAGTGAACCTGAGCGCTGCATTACAGCACGGTAATAACCATGTCATTAACAAACTGGGAATCGTTTTGTTATATGCTGCCATGACAGATTgcatggtagctcagtggctaaGGTTCTGATTAGttagggttcaagccccagtataaCCTagcttgggcccttgagcgaggctcttaaccctttgagcaccctgcgctctgaccccagattcctaacatcgctgaaatatgaaagatttttgatcggaaggttgtgagtttaaatcccagcaacaccatgttgccactgctgggctcttgagtaTGGCTCTTAAGTCTCAACTGCTCAAGTTGTGTATATGAtgtaattgtaagtcgctctgtataagggGCTTCAGCCAAATGCCATAGATATAAAAACCAAAACCGAATCTTTACCTCTGAGTGTTACAAAGacctgaaactggagactctcTCCGTAAATGGTAGAAAACGTCACTGTATCAACATCTacagtgggtttttttgtaaacaagcTCCTGTATTGTTTGCTAAGTTGCTAATCAACATAccaaaaatattcaaaattcctttttgcttattttttctcTCCGTTTCATTGTTTTTGCTGCTAATGACTGGGTAACAACACTCAAACCCGAAGCTATTTTTAGTTACGCAGCTCGTATGGACTTTTAAACTTGGACAGGAGGCAGGAAAAATCCCTGAAGCAATAAATTCTACATGAAGAAACGGCGAGATGTGAAGCGATAGTAATATTTAAGTGGGGCGACCCGTAATGCAAATCTGAttgatttttcctttaattattGAAGGCATGTCAAAAGCTTCAGTTTAACGTTGAATATCAGAGCACGGGAAGAACGTCCTCTCTAGCGGTACCAAAACGTTTTTGCATCATTGGACCAGTTTCACCCAGTTCCACCCCCAGACCCCCTACAGACTGCAGAATCCCCCGCTCGCAAGAGGTCTGTTGGGGGGTTTCTTTATATTGTCAAACACAATAATGtgcacattatattattattattattattattattattattattattattattattatacaaagtATATGATTGAATTATTAATTCAATTACTAATTGATAagctaatttaaataataattaattaccCAATTTAATTACTAATcagtaaacatatttatttcttcatgaaatgaattaaaattaattaatgtcatttaaaaaatgataaaaatatatatatggtgaTGTGTATGCATatcttgatgcatagccaacaatacgatacattaaagacacatatgaagcaggaaaaactatgatgctctgcaattcagtATGGTGCAGATAGTTCACTTtgatttctttggttcagacagacagcaaatcttTAGTTTACTTAAGTGATTTTTGACTTCTAACTCATGGCCCTTtaacaaacaggcctttgtagtacgaaaaaaaaaaaaaaaaagattaaataaaaccagatgttcttttcccgTTCCATCTCCAGGAAGCTGCAGATCTACCTCTTCCATGTTCATCTATGTGACTCTTTAAAGGCTACGCCTCGGCCTTCTTGAGAAACAGTTTGGAAACCGTGAGCCCTTAAAAAGCTGtagttttaaccaatcagatttagagggccatctagcaggcgtccaacAACATTGGCATGTTCAAACCATATCTGTAGCAAGTTGCACATGcttaaatatattcatgtggatttaatagctgttttgttttacaatagctgacagaggagaaggtATTAAATTTATAGATCACCTTTCAAAGAAAATCTGGGCATCTTGAGGAAAAGTCAcccaaaacagtccaaaacagttgttaaatatttttatgaacCAATTAtactttaatgttttctttcctgtagaatttacacaaaaacacacaatttgccttcaatTCAAATCCCCTTGAAAATGGTAATTCCAGGGGTTTCCATGGTCGgaggtcattttatgaggttaatataatagttgtggctgcagtgaaagaagacgtgttgaattgtgctcattgtgtttcttgctttagtgatgccATTTATTCTCGCTGTATGAGATGCTGTGTGTGATTCTGCTTCTCCATAATATCGATGCTTTTTATAGccatggtgtcataatgatagtattaagaggtggactgatcaggcaggacaccactgaaggcgtaggtgtgaaatgcacaacCCTCTCCACACCCAGTTTGAAATCTTCATCACAGTAGACACTTTGAGATCAAGTGTCTGAGTATGTCCGAGCTAAAATGACTCtccactttctgaccaatcagatcaaAGAATTCAAGAGAGCCGTGGTCTACAGGAATGATTGTACAATAGTATTGTACTGTTTTGCCAGccgttcttttcttttttttttatggctataTTTTGCCTTCAAAAACGCTGACCTGTCTGATACAGAACATGTAAACACCGAACTATCTCTGGCTTTAACACAGacccacacactctctcaaacacacacacacccaaaggCTTTACTTGTATCTGATCTGCACACACTACCTTCTCTGTTTTGCTGCTTCTCTTTGGCCCGGCTTTCTGACGGTTtttggcaaataaataaataaaatattcagtggaaataaataaataaataaataatccaaaTCAAAGAAACAAATACTTATGCCAGAAGCTATTTTTGTAACACTAAAGAAAacaagtgggttttttttcatgcttttttgcCCACCCCCCTCTCCCCATATCATGTAGAACCATCCCTGAGAAATAAAGATATCAGTCCAAAAAGAACAAGAAGCGGTGGAAGAGCGCAGGAGCCAAATCCATAGAGAGCGTCAGCGTTTGCCTTTTCGATCAAAGCGCGTAACCTATTCATGCTAAGATTTTCCTCTTACAGCAAACACAACAtgagcgctctctctctctctctctctctctctctctctctctgcagccCAAATCTGTGTTTCAGACATAATCTTAGTCTAAATTAAATCGCCAGCTCTTTGATGGACCCATAGTGTAACATCATGACTCGAACCTGAAacctattttatataatatatatgtctAAGGCAGGAGTGTCTAATCTTTTTCACAAAGCGCCACAAATTCCAACCAATCAGGGGCCACATCTGATAGTCATTGAAATCGTGATATAAACAGGTagaattgttttgtgttttgcttggttgaaatgaaaacctgcacccacactggcgtTTTGTAAAAAGATTGCACACCCCTGGTCCAAGGTcttgtttggttgtttttatCGCTTTGTTAGTCCCATGGGAACTTTGTGCCACGTTGAAATTAAAAAAGGACGTCCTTATAATGTAGGTAGTGCggttttgtgtgaaaaaaaaattgggtgGTGTAGGTTCCTGGGATGTTTTCTCATCAAAATGATATTAATCCTAATTTTAGGACAGCATTCGAGAAAATTCCCAGGACGCACTGCAATTTTGGACATTGGAATGCCCTAGACAGTtcgaagagaaaaaaaagtctctaAATTTTGTGGAACTAGAAAAATCCCATTGGTGCCACTgttacaaagaaagaaaggtgctttatacttttcACGTGTGCTTTATAGCAGAACATTCTGTCTTCGCACATCCCAACGATGTTAGGAAGTGCCCCAGAGCGTTAATTTGGGTTTAAGAGCCCCAGAAATGGCAgtttggtgataccagggcttgaaccccccgaccttctgatcactaaccaagagctttaaccactgaagTACCACCATCACAAGTGCACCATGGGTCCCACAGCTTTAACTGATGCCGATGTATACCGCCAGCTTCTGAATTGCCATCGTATCCCCAGATGAGTTTGAAACGCTGTCAAAAGTTGTCTGCGCTAACGCGTACTGAAATCCATGCTGCTCGATTAGCCGACGTCGAGCAACGCCTACGGTTTCCATTCATCCCGGAAAGCCGAGCGAAGACGGAACCGTCGGAGGCCGTGTTAATTGGAGGACGCGTGGCAGAGTGCCAGGACACGCAAACGCCAGCAAGGGGTAGGGTTTTGTGCAGGACGGCGAGGCTCAGCACTAAACGGGTCAGTTTATTAGGCGTACGATGTGCAGGGGTCACAAGGGGGACGAGCGAAAAAGCAGCACCGAACTATTCTAATAGCGTCGTATGTTTGCATTCGGGCCTCTGCGTTTTACATCCAGATCACTTTCTGGCAAGGTCTGGCCCGCGGGCAACACGCTCAACCGCATCCTCCAGCGCATCGATTCATCTTCACGAGGCTGCTAATGAAGACTGAACATATTGACATAGTGACATATTGAcatattgacacacacacacacacatgcgcacaaacacacgctacacaaatgttctttttgttcCAAATAACCTTatggtttatttctttaataaacacATCATTCAGTGTGTCTCCATCTTTGTATATTAtgcacaaaaacaataaattcaGGACGTAGGATGCATCAGGTTTGACACTGTCGgacaacgtttttttttgtattttttttcttttttaaacgcacacacatacataaaaaaaaaaaaaacacacattctaCATTATGTACACAGTCTTCAGAAATGTACGTACATTAACACACCCTTTTGCATCCAGCGGGATCTGGGAGTGcggaggatagagagagagagcgtgcgtgtgtgtgtgtctgtgtgtgtgtgtgtgtgtgtgtgtgtgtacatgcgtgtgtgtgtgtgtgtgtgtgtgtatgtgtgttattcGCATGGACACACGCTGTAATACTGAAGCGCATTGCTTTTTCCTGTACATTCGTAGTAGAAAAACACAGAGCAGCCGTGTGTTTGGATGGACGACTGTACAGAAGACTCTCGGATAATCCGAATCTCTCAGGAGTTCCTTGTAGGAggaagaacaaataaatgaaagaaaaaacaacaacaacaacaacaacggaTACAACATTAAGGGAGCtgtaaaggaagaaagaaaatagaacaaaacatacagaaatgaacgaaaaaataaacaaaaaaaaataatgaaacgtCTGAACGGCGTTCATCGAAAAGCATCTCTGATGGCATGCATATGGCTGAATTTCAGTCAGGATGTCGGTGTCCCGGATCAGCCGTGTGTTAaggctgttctttttttttttttttaatggtttaggctgtgtgtgtgtgtgtgtgagagtatgtgagCGTGTGTTCGAACGTGTGCCGAACAAACAGAACGCGAGACGTAGCAAAGAGAAACCAATGGCGACTCGATGAGTCATCATTGAAACAACAGCTACAGCACCGACGACGACACGAAACGGAAATATCATCATGAGCACGAACGTTTCACATTTCACAtcggtttttttttctttttttctttttcgacTCCCTGTGACCCCGAGGGTTTCGGGCTCACGCGTATTGCTCGCAGAAATGTCCTTTCGCTTCAGTGCTTCGTCCAGACACGCTACCGACGTgcagaaaaggaaataaaaaatatccgTCACTGTtacagaggaaaataaaaacatatcaaaaCGATGAAATGGCAGGACGATTGCAAATCTCAGCTTTAAACAGAGCACGTGGAAGGCTTTCGGGCCTTTCCGTGTCACGTACTTTACACTTTTAtactttctcttcattttagGCTAATAAGTAAACCGCATTTAGTGAGCTCGGATGCCAAAACGCACGCTTGCTTTAGTTGTTTTGGTTTTTCGTGCTATTGTACAGCCAATCTGTCACTGTTTACCAACCAGGCATCCCAGATCCTCTTAATTGTACTGATGGGATTTTGAGATATTTCAAATAATgtggactaaaaaaaaacactcttctTTTCACGGTGATGATATTTGAGGCTTTCCCTGCAACTTCCACAGTCCAGTCACTTCGCCATAACAATCCCTGCGACACTCAATGAGAATGACGAGACAAAATCAATTGGCTGGAGGATTGAGACTGATTTGGCACAtttccgtaaaaaaaaaaatcattaaataatgtacaggcagtgttttttaaaagaaaaaaacaacaaaaaacaaatgacaagTGCAGCCCAAACGAAacattaataaagttaaaattaaattgcatttttttttaaatatatatatagatttttgaTTAGCCATCGACAAAcatggtgtaaaaaaataatcgaCGCCAAGTGTTGGTTAGCTTGTATTCTCTAGTACATTTTTTCGAAATGGGACCCAGACGGTAATATCAGTGGAGTGTGAAGGGTCCATGGAGCCGGAAGTGAGGACTCCCTGAGCCTGTAATGCTTTTTccgaaaagaaaagaaaaattgccctgttttttgttttttccctggAATGACCTGACTGTCCACCGGCTGCTACCCCGTTCTGCTATTCTCCCTGCCATGAAACACTAGTGTGCCCCCTCGACCCCTTGGGTAAGGGCATACGTGAACGTGATTACACCAccttatataaaaaaacgaaacaaaacaaaacaaaaaaaaccattgtAACCAAAAAACTAATGCATGAAGGGAGGGAGAGTTTGTAAGAGTCAATAGCTAGGCCTTtctgaagaaaggaaaaagctCAGTTTCATCGTCCCCCATTCTTCTCGAACACTAGTGACAGTCTCGGTCCTATGCGCATGTGGTAACAGTCAGGACGTTGGCCCCACTGGCCCCGCCGCTCCCACAGGAACCGGGTGGGGACGAGCGAGTTGCCGAGGTCGCTGTGGCGCTCGAGCTGCCCGCCTTCTCGGTGGGTTTTTTGTCCTTGTGCTTGAGGTGCACTTTGGCATGCCGCTTGCGCTCGTCGCTGCGGGCAAACTTGCGTCCGCAGAAGTCGCAGGAAAACGGCTTCTCGCCGGTGTGTGTACGAATATGGGTGGTCAGGTGGTCACTGCGGCTAAAGGAGCGCATGCAGATGCGGCACTGGAAAGGCTTGTGGCCTGTGTGGATGCGCAGGTGGCGCGTGAGCTCGTCAGAACGCGAGAAACGGCGGTCGCAGTGCTCGGCCGGGCAGGCATGGGGGCGCTCGTGCACCGGCGTCTTGCTAGGCCGGTTCGGGTACTTGCGAGGGCGCACGGGTTTCAGGGTGAGCGTTTGGccctggtggtggtggtggtgctggggaaCGTGGTGCTGCTGCGAGCCCAGGAAGCCCGGCTGCAACTGCTGCTTGTCCTTAAATGCCCGAATGGTCTCGAGGGGTGTGATGGGTGGCGGGTTTACGCGGAGGGGCTCCACGCTTTGGAAGGGCTTGTGTTCCATAGCGCCCGCTTCACCAGCGCCACCTTGGTGCTGGAAGAGATTGTAGTCGGGGATCATGGAGAACAGGCTGGCGTCCACGGCTTTGGTAGTACTGTGGTACTCGGATGGTGCATAGGACAGTGACGATGATGCTGCGGGGCTGTGGTGAAACGCCACCTGCTCCTGGTACATGTCACTGCAGGCCGAGTAGGCGGGAAGGGGGGGCGCGTACACTTGGTCAATGTCCGACGATTGGACGCTCATGCCGCCCGATGACGACGTCTGCGTGGTGATGCTGCCAGGGGACGGGGACACACCAAGGATGCCGGCACTCACCAGGCTGATGATGTTGTTATCCGGGCACCAACCTGAGCCGCCAATGCTTCCTGAAGGAGGGGTGTCGAAGGCAAACTTTCCCAAATAGGTAACTGTTTGCCCACTTCGACTAGACTGGAAACTACTGGAAGCATACGGGAGGTCATTGTTGCTCTTCTCACCTCCCATTCCTAAGTCCATGATATTATCTGTGGGAAGAAACGGAAAGGTCAGCCGAGGAGGaaaaaactgaagaaaacacTTCTGTTCCAAAATAAACAAGGGGTTCTGGTTTGAAAATAGGTTCTCCTCTAGAGAAAAAACGAAATAGCCTTTAACTCGCTTACACAATATGCCGTCACACCGTACCTCTGCTAATTGTTCGCTTCAAACAATGATTAGATCTTctacagagcaaaaaaaaaagtttgtcagCTGACCGAAGTAACGatcctttcctcctcctccttctctcaaTCTattcctcattctctctctttttgccCTCCCTCAGGTTCTAAAGTACAACGTGTCCTACTGAGAAGATACTTTTAAGATCTtttcttgcaaaaaaacaaaacactaaccCTAGGACATGACACTGGATTTGTCTTGGTGCTCTGATACCCAGTTCCATCGAATATATACCAAATTACGATTCCTAATgagaatgaacaaaaacaacaaaacatgtgtttgtgtgtgtaaaagcaaaTGCATTGAATTCTCTGAGGAATTCAATCTTGGgcaaagttttctttcttttttttttttttttacttaaaaacatctcaatctgGATCGGCCATAAATTCCACTAGGATCTAATTGAATGTAATGTGGATGTGTCATTTCTGTCACTTTTAACCCCATTGAGACGGATGCCATGAGGACAAATTAACATTCATTGTGCTTCTATAAGTCCAGATGGACTCAAATGAAACACTGTAGGTGTTAAATTAACACTGGagaatttttttcctcctgttttgtgcgtgtgtgtgtgcatgtgcatgtgtgtgtgagtgtgtgtgtgtgacagagacagtaagagagagcgagatagagagagcagctatgtattaatgtgtgtaatgaACTGGAGCTCATTCAGAAGTAAACGGCTGATTACACGCAGTACCTCCTGACCCCTGGTACACCCAGAAATAACCTGggcacttttttttcccaagaaAGAAACCCGACTTTCTTTTCAAATTCAGgacttttctaaatatatacagtatatatatattctaccGTCATATTTGCAACCCAAAGGGAAGTTTAGCATTAAAAATTAGAAgattggtgtttttttgcaggtgttttttcccccttttctttctctattttggttcttttgtttttcttttcttttttaatttgcattaataTCAGATTATAACATTATTTCTGTCCGTAAATCAATGCAGTTTGTGTTTTTCGGGTTTATTATTTTCCATTATATTccttgaagaagaagaaggaaacaCTGGCTGCGTTCAAAAGCGCGTGTCAAACGCTTTTTCACGTGTTTCAACCTGAATGAAATATGAGCGAAATGTAAATACcggaatataataaatataataataaatatatatgtatatatgcacaaacacacacacacacacacacacacacacacacacacgtatatatatatatatatatatatatatatatatatatatatatatatatatatatatatatatatatatatacgtgtgtgtgtgtgtgtgtgtgtgtgtacatttgcgatttgtatatatatatatattataatgctaATAATTTGTTCCAATTTAACACCGATTTTCTGAAACACCTGGCGAATTATAGACAATGATATAACAATGatttctgcatgttttataaCCACTTTTCtgcacattatatatttatatatttccttcctctcccactctctctatccctctctctttcttttttttttttgcaaattaattaatttctgtttatgcacgtttatatatatatatatatttttttatccattttttatttttacaacttGAAATCAATTTCCAACTCACTTCAGTCCTTATATGGTCGACTGGAATCtataaaaatgtctttaaaatttGCACTTTATAAAATTAGATCTTTGATTATTATATCCTGACAGGTTTCTAAACGGATTTCATGTTTAGCGCAGGTTGCGcgggcgcgcgcgcgcgtgtgtg includes:
- the egr3 gene encoding early growth response protein 3 — protein: MTGQLAEKLPLNMSSLINAIPDSLYPEEDIPTSSMNIFTSTDSVSHYSQMNTDNIMDLGMGGEKSNNDLPYASSSFQSSRSGQTVTYLGKFAFDTPPSGSIGGSGWCPDNNIISLVSAGILGVSPSPGSITTQTSSSGGMSVQSSDIDQVYAPPLPAYSACSDMYQEQVAFHHSPAASSSLSYAPSEYHSTTKAVDASLFSMIPDYNLFQHQGGAGEAGAMEHKPFQSVEPLRVNPPPITPLETIRAFKDKQQLQPGFLGSQQHHVPQHHHHHQGQTLTLKPVRPRKYPNRPSKTPVHERPHACPAEHCDRRFSRSDELTRHLRIHTGHKPFQCRICMRSFSRSDHLTTHIRTHTGEKPFSCDFCGRKFARSDERKRHAKVHLKHKDKKPTEKAGSSSATATSATRSSPPGSCGSGGASGANVLTVTTCA